The candidate division WOR-3 bacterium genome includes the window CACGAACCGGTCGCGCCACTCCGACTTGGACAGCCGATACAAAAGACGCTCGCGACCGTAGCGGGCCAGAATCTCCTGGAACTCGTCGGTCTCGGGTGTCGCCAGCGCCAGCAACCGGGCACGGACCGAAGCCGCCACGTCCGTAACCGGCCGGCTCAGGAGACCTCCATCTCAAGGTAAGGTCGCATCACCCGCGCCACGCGGCAGACCTCGGCAAAGCGCCAGAGTTCGTCCATGGTGAATCGCCGCTCCCGCCAGCCCTCGCGCAGCGCTTCCATCGCCACGTCCAGCCCCACCTTGTTTCGGAGCTTGAAGCAGTCGGCAATGGTCTTGGCGACCGAGTAGACCCGGACAGTCACGCCCTCAATCCGATGCCGTTCGATGCCAGACGAGAAACATGCGCCCGAGAGCCGGAACAGCCTCATCGGCACGACGCGCCGACGCGGTGGCCCGCCGCGCCGACGGTCAATCGCCAGCCACACCTCGTGCGGCAGTTGTGTGGTCAGGCCGTGGAACTGGAGCGCCGACAGCAGGCAGACTACACCGCCACGAACACTCCGCGCTGCCAGCGCCAGACTGTGATGCTCGGTGATATCCGCGTCGGTCCAGCGATAGAGCCCGCGCGCGACACGCTCCACATGTCCGGTTCGAACCAGCCCGGCAAGCTTGCCTCGACCGATGCCCGCAGCCTTCGCCTGCGCGGCAGACATGGCCCAGCCCCTGCGCCGAAATAGCGACCGTGCGTCAGACTCCGTCATATAAGATCAATAATAACAAGACTTACGATATGCGCAAGTGCATAATGTTGTCCATGTTCACACAAATGCATACACTTGTGCACCACTACCATGTAGACGTGTAGCCTAATCGCCATATATTACGTGTGTTAAGGCCGCTATCAGCGACCAGAACTTCAGCAGCAGCGTTCAGTTACATGCCCCAACCGGGAACTGCCCATGCGCCTGTCTGCGTGCGAAGCACAGGCAGGCCTTTGGTTCAGCACTCATCGCCCCGCGCTCAGAGCCCTCTGCCCAAACCACCCGTCAACACCTTGGCCGCCGGATGCCCCGCTTTGACATCTTTCCGGAATGTGGGAATTGACCCGCATTCATTCCATCTTCTACGACCCGCACGGCCTGGGGCTGATGTTCATCAAGTAGAAGACCGCTTGGCAAGCGACGCGGGGGCGCTCCCGCGCCCCTGCCGCTCATTCGCGCGGACGCAGTCTGACTCTATACCGCAACCCTCTGGGATGTCAGTTCATGGCAGTTCGCCGCCGCCGCCAACCCCCCGTTGACTACACAAGTCCTTCGCTGCACACGACGCGAGGGATGGTCTGTATCGGCATCTTGGGAACTTCGCTGCGGTCGCGCCTGCCAAGCCCGTGCTGCTCGTACAACTCTCGGAGCGAATGTTCCAAGTGCGCCCCTGCCACACCATTCCGCCGCAGCTTGTTCAGTTCCCTCCTCAAAGCCGAGGTGAGCGAACCGGCACAGAATGCCTGTTCCAACAGGTTCAGACGTGCCTTGGCATCCTCATCTTCCGTTGCGTTGAACATCACTCGTATCTCGCGCTGCACGTACTTCTGCGCGTGGCTCAGTGATACTGAATAGCGCTTCTCGGCTTCGCGCTGTTTGACTTCCTCGGCGAACAGCCGAGCGACGTGCATCACCTGTGCGTTGAGCCCTTCCGGTCTTGGGGCAGGATTCGTCGTCCGCTCACACCGGATCGCCGACAGGACACGGGGCAGGTCGCGCGAGATGACACCTCCTTCGGTGTCCATCAGGTACAACTGCCGGAACTCTCCCGCTTCGCACATCACGTATGTCCCTTTGGTGATCGCCGCGAGCGATGACCTTATGCCCCGGCGTAGCGCCGCGACGCGAGAAAACTCGGCCGGGTCCTCGCGCTGCATGCGACGCAGCATCTCTTCGGCCTCGTTCAAATCCATTGGCTCCTCGCCCGCAGGATCGAACATCGAAAGCTGGTCAGCGCTAGCCTGATAGATGGCGTACATGGCCTGTACATTCAGATGCTCGGTCTGGTCCAGTATCGCCGAGTCCTCGCCGATCGTGTCGTGTATCTCCTGTATCCGGCTGTGGAGGATGCTCTTCAGGCCGAGCTGTCGATCGAGCCCGGTCTCGGGCAGGAAGTTGTAGGCGTGCACCACATCGTGCTCGGAGCCGATGCGGTCAATGCGCCCAAACCGCTGTATGAGGCGTACCGGATTCCAGTGCAGGTCATAGTTGATGATGCAGTTGCAGTCCTGCAGGTTCAGGCCTTCTGCCAGCACGTCTGTGGCTACCAGCAGGGAAATCTGCGACTCGCCGCGCTGGAACTGGTACTCAGGGTTTGCCTTAGGTGCGAACCGCCCGACTACCTTCTCCTTGCTCTTGTCCCCGCTATAGATGACTTCGATGTCTTCCCGTTTGCCGCCCGGGTTCAAGTTGTCGAACAGGTACCGTGCCGTGTCGGCGTACTGCGTGAACAGCAGCACCTTGGTCCCGGCGAGGGGCTTCTTCGCCAGCCGCCGCTTCAGCGTCACCAGCTTCGCGTCCTTGTCCGGCGTCACCGGCTCGACCAGCTTCAGGATGCGTTTGAGCAGCCTAACGTCGTGCTCGATGTGCTGCTTCAACGTCTCGGCGTCGAAGTCTTTGAGCGCGTACTTACCCGAGACGTTCCTCAACGCTTCCAAGAGGTCTTGTTCCTCTTCAGCGCTCGGCTCATACAGTATGGCCTCCGCGCCTTCGCCCGCAGGCACGAATCCCGCGTCCAGGGCATCAAGGAACCGCTCCTGCATCCGAACCAACCGCTTCACCGTCTCTCTGAACGCGTAGACGCTCGACTCAAAGCGCTTGAAGAGCAGGATGCGCACCAAGCCCCGCAGGTTCGCCCCGGCATGCTGCAGGTCATCGTATGGCGCCTTCTTCCGCATCTCGGGCTTCACGTAGTGCCACAATCCGTAGCGGGCATAGGTCAGCTCATCCTTCACAATCTCGGTCTGGCAGCCGTGCTTGCCCTTGCCGAGGAAACCGCGAATCTGCTGATACAGACCCTGGTACGTATCGTCGATGCTGTACTCAACCGTTTCCAGTTCCCGCTTCGGGAAGAACTGGTGCCGCTCACCCACGAGAATGTAGGCACGTTTCGGCCCGTCGAGATATGGCCGGACCTCGTCGTCACTCATCTTCGCCAGCGGCTCCTGCGTGTCACCGGCGAATCCGTACCAGCGCAGCACGTGACGGCGCAGCCTGCGCACCTGCAGGTGGAACAGCAGCTCGGGCAGCTTGCGTTCGCCCTTGTCTATGAGCTTGAAGTACTGATTCAGGTTCGGCGGGTCAATCGGCAGGTCAGTCTTGTCATCCTGGTGGAACAGCTTGATCTGATAGTACACGTCCCAGGCGCTCTTGTTGCGCGGCGTGGCGGTCAGGAAACAGCAGTACCTGTCGCCCGTGCTCAGGAACTGCTGTACGACCGCATATCGCTGCGTATCCGAGTGCCGCAGATTATGACTCTCGTCTATCAACACGAAGTCCCGGTCCCGGTAGCGCTCGTCCTTCAGCAGTACCTCGGCAAGTCCGGAATCTCCCTCAAGCAACAGCCCCAATGACACTACAACCGCATTCAAGCTGTAGACGGCGTTGTACCGCTCCCACATATCAACCAGCGCGGCCGGGCAAATGATGATGGGCTTCACGTGGTCGGTGCGCTCGAAGTGACGGATGATGGCGGCCCCAACGTACGACTTGCCGAGCCCGACCACGTCCGCGACGAACGCGCCGCCGTATCTCCGCAGCATCTGCACCGCCTGCGTGACCGCAGCCTTCTGGAAGTTCGCGAGCTTGGACGTGATCTCGTCATCCCATAGCACTTCCTGGGCGTCCTCACCGGTCAGCCGGTCACGCACCAGCTCGTAGAGCGTCTTCAGGTAGATGTCGTAAGGACGCACCAGTCCGGCTGCCCAGGACTGGCGGATCTCCTGCATCAGCGTCTCGTCGAAGTCGTCCGCTTCCTTCCACAGCTCGTCGAACCAGCGGACCAGCTCGGCGTGGTTGGCGTTCCCCTGCACAAGCACGTTCAACTCGGTGTTGTTCGCGACGCCCGCAAGGGTCAGGTTCGACGAACCGACGACGGCAATACCCTTCTCCTGCCGCTCGACTTCCTTGCCCTTGGCATTGAAGACCTGGCCGTAGTCGAAGATGTACGCCTTGGCGTGAAGCCTGCCGCGGGTGTAGACCTTCACCTTGACCCGCTTCTGCTCAATCATGTCGGCCAGCGACTGTACCAACTCCTCGGCCTCGTCGGTCTGGTCCATCAGCTCCAGCGCCGTTCGCACCTCGGCGCCGGTGTCGACAGCGGCCTTCCGGGCTGCGCCGGCACTGCGATAGGCCTCGGCCTCGACCGCGTCGCGCACCAGTTCCAGCCTGCGCCTGCCTTCGGCCAGTTGCTCCAGCGTCTCGCGGTTCGTCGTATTGCCGATGAGCAGCCGCAACTCCTTCACACGGCCGAGCTTCTCCGCGATTCCCTCAAGGCCAGATACAAAGAAGTAGCCGACCGCAAACCGTGCCGCCTCGGTCGTATCGAGGATACGGTTTATCTGGTCAACCAGCTTGACCCGGCGATTATCGATTATGTCGTGTGCAGGCAACTTCGCTCCCGTGGCCCGACGTGGGCCTCAAAACAAATCCTTGACAGACGGCATGAGTGCCAATACAATCGAGGCGAATCTGAGACTGGGTCCATCCCAGGGGTAGGATTCACCCGGGGC containing:
- a CDS encoding transcriptional regulator; the encoded protein is MSAAQAKAAGIGRGKLAGLVRTGHVERVARGLYRWTDADITEHHSLALAARSVRGGVVCLLSALQFHGLTTQLPHEVWLAIDRRRGGPPRRRVVPMRLFRLSGACFSSGIERHRIEGVTVRVYSVAKTIADCFKLRNKVGLDVAMEALREGWRERRFTMDELWRFAEVCRVARVMRPYLEMEVS
- a CDS encoding helicase, whose translation is MPAHDIIDNRRVKLVDQINRILDTTEAARFAVGYFFVSGLEGIAEKLGRVKELRLLIGNTTNRETLEQLAEGRRRLELVRDAVEAEAYRSAGAARKAAVDTGAEVRTALELMDQTDEAEELVQSLADMIEQKRVKVKVYTRGRLHAKAYIFDYGQVFNAKGKEVERQEKGIAVVGSSNLTLAGVANNTELNVLVQGNANHAELVRWFDELWKEADDFDETLMQEIRQSWAAGLVRPYDIYLKTLYELVRDRLTGEDAQEVLWDDEITSKLANFQKAAVTQAVQMLRRYGGAFVADVVGLGKSYVGAAIIRHFERTDHVKPIIICPAALVDMWERYNAVYSLNAVVVSLGLLLEGDSGLAEVLLKDERYRDRDFVLIDESHNLRHSDTQRYAVVQQFLSTGDRYCCFLTATPRNKSAWDVYYQIKLFHQDDKTDLPIDPPNLNQYFKLIDKGERKLPELLFHLQVRRLRRHVLRWYGFAGDTQEPLAKMSDDEVRPYLDGPKRAYILVGERHQFFPKRELETVEYSIDDTYQGLYQQIRGFLGKGKHGCQTEIVKDELTYARYGLWHYVKPEMRKKAPYDDLQHAGANLRGLVRILLFKRFESSVYAFRETVKRLVRMQERFLDALDAGFVPAGEGAEAILYEPSAEEEQDLLEALRNVSGKYALKDFDAETLKQHIEHDVRLLKRILKLVEPVTPDKDAKLVTLKRRLAKKPLAGTKVLLFTQYADTARYLFDNLNPGGKREDIEVIYSGDKSKEKVVGRFAPKANPEYQFQRGESQISLLVATDVLAEGLNLQDCNCIINYDLHWNPVRLIQRFGRIDRIGSEHDVVHAYNFLPETGLDRQLGLKSILHSRIQEIHDTIGEDSAILDQTEHLNVQAMYAIYQASADQLSMFDPAGEEPMDLNEAEEMLRRMQREDPAEFSRVAALRRGIRSSLAAITKGTYVMCEAGEFRQLYLMDTEGGVISRDLPRVLSAIRCERTTNPAPRPEGLNAQVMHVARLFAEEVKQREAEKRYSVSLSHAQKYVQREIRVMFNATEDEDAKARLNLLEQAFCAGSLTSALRRELNKLRRNGVAGAHLEHSLRELYEQHGLGRRDRSEVPKMPIQTIPRVVCSEGLV